AGAAGTTGAGCTAAAGCCTTGTTTCCTCACTCCTAAACGAGTACAACCAAACTATCCACTGTTTGTATATTTGCCAGGAATGGATGGAACAGGTCAACTGTTGCGATCGCAAACCGCTGGATTAGAAATTGGTTTTGATGTCCGCTGCTTAGCAATACCACGTCAAGACCTCACAAACTGGGACGTGCTAACCCGGAATGTAGTGGGCTTGATTTATGCAGAATTAGAAAAAAACTCCCAGAGGGTAGTTTATTTGTGTGGTGAGTCATTTGGCGGATGTTTGGCAATGAAAGTGGCGATCCAAGCGCCACAGCTATTTAAACGCATCATCCTGATAAACCCAGCTTCTGCCTTTCATCTTCGCCCTTGGTTAGATTTGGCATCTCAACTTACTTCATTAGTGCCAGAAAGCCTTTATGATGTAGGCGCATTGGGATTGTTGCCGTTTCTGGCATCTTTACAACGCATTAGTAGAAGCGATCGCCATGAACTGTTGAAAACTATGCGTTATGTACCTTCAGAAACCGTTCGCTGGCGATTGTCTTTACTCAGGCAGTTTCGTGTTGATGAAGAGCAGTTACGTCGTTTAACTCAACCACTATTACTCATTGCTGGCGCTAGCGATTGCCTTTTGCCTTCTGTAACTGAAGTCAGGCGTTTAGCCAATATCTTACCCAATGCCAAGGTGGTAATACTGCCCCAAAGTGGACACGCCTGCTTGCTGGAGAAAGATATTTATCTGTATAAAATTCTTCAAGCTAACAACTTTTTAGAAAGTAAAGCAGATATGGCTAAGGAAGTAGAGGTGAGAGGATAGAACGGATAAAACTTTCTCTAAAACATATTGAAATATCAATTATTTCTGGAAAATTTAAACTACTGAATTTAAAAAATGCAGAACTTTTTACACATTGAACTTTCGTTGTGCCTAAGTGGTTCAAGAATAAATTTGTTCAACGAGTAAGAGACACAGACCTAAGTAAAACATTAGACGCTTTAACAAGACAGGGTTTACACAAATACTCAAGATAATTTAGCTTTACTCTAATTTGTGCTGATAGTAAGATGCCAAGCTCTTCTCACTTTCGTTACAACCTAAAGAGAGAGGCTTTACAGGATGATGTCAAACAATGGCAGACAAACCCCAACAACAAATAGAGGTGGATGAAAAAGTTAATTCACCCATTCAAACTTCAGAAGTAGAGAAGCAACCGTCTGTATTAGAGTTTTTAGCTGAAGCTGGCAAAACAGTTGTAGATACAGCAGTTGGGGTAGGAGCAACGGCGGCGAAACAAACACAGAAGTTAATTGAGCAAACAACTCAAACTACTGGCAAAGTAGTAGATCGCCTAAGCGAGAATTGGCTAATTCGTAAACTATCTGGAGTGGTAAATTTGAATTGGCTGATTGGTGCTACTGATGTTGTTAATTTGGAAAA
This region of Nostoc sp. UHCC 0302 genomic DNA includes:
- a CDS encoding alpha/beta hydrolase; the protein is MTEVELKPCFLTPKRVQPNYPLFVYLPGMDGTGQLLRSQTAGLEIGFDVRCLAIPRQDLTNWDVLTRNVVGLIYAELEKNSQRVVYLCGESFGGCLAMKVAIQAPQLFKRIILINPASAFHLRPWLDLASQLTSLVPESLYDVGALGLLPFLASLQRISRSDRHELLKTMRYVPSETVRWRLSLLRQFRVDEEQLRRLTQPLLLIAGASDCLLPSVTEVRRLANILPNAKVVILPQSGHACLLEKDIYLYKILQANNFLESKADMAKEVEVRG